Proteins from one Triticum aestivum cultivar Chinese Spring chromosome 7A, IWGSC CS RefSeq v2.1, whole genome shotgun sequence genomic window:
- the LOC123154926 gene encoding hydrophobic protein OSR8 — translation MGLCSCCCRCLEIMCAILLPPLGVCLRHGCCSMEFWISVLLTILGYLPGVLYAAYVICSVDPDRVRRHDDDYIYVA, via the exons ATGGGGCTGTGCTCGTGCTGCTGCCGGTGCCTGGAGATCATGTGCGCCATCCTCCTCCCGCCCCTCGGCGTCTGCCTCCGCCACGGCTGCTGCTCC ATGGAGTTCTGGATCAGCGTGCTGCTCACCATCCTCGGCTACCTCCCCGGCGTCCTCTACGCCGCCTACGTCATCTGCTCCGTCGACCCCGACCGCGTCCGCCGCCACGACGACGACTACATCTACGTCGCCTGA